One Brachyhypopomus gauderio isolate BG-103 chromosome 15, BGAUD_0.2, whole genome shotgun sequence genomic region harbors:
- the cxcl12a gene encoding chemokine (C-X-C motif) ligand 12a (stromal cell-derived factor 1): protein MDLKVIVIAALITVTMYGSVSQAKPISLVERCWCRSTVNTVPQRNIRELKFVHTPNCHFQVIAKLKNNKEVCINPETKWLQQYLKNALEKMKKAKQVN from the exons ATGGATCTGAAAGTGATCGTAATTGCGGCGCTGATAACGGTGACAATGTATGGGTCCGTTTCACAAG CCAAGCCCATCAGTCTGGTTGAGAGGTGCTGGTGTCGTTCTACTGTGAACACAGTGCCACAGAGGAACATCCGTGAGCTTAAATTCGTCCACACACCCAACTGCCACTTCCAAGTCAT TGCCAAGCTGAAGAACAATAAGGAGGTGTGCATTAATCCTGAAACCAAATGGCTCCAGCAGTACCTGAAGAATGCCCTTGAAAA